A genomic segment from Rhodospirillum centenum SW encodes:
- a CDS encoding RNA pyrophosphohydrolase has protein sequence MPRAMKIDPETLPYRPCVGVMLLNREGQVFVGRRLDTRDAWQMPQGGIDPGETPREAALRELGEEIGTAKAEFLAESRDWYRYDLPPHLQGKVWGGRFRGQEQKWVLYRFTGTDAEIDLATAHPEFDAWRWVPMDDLIRLIVPFKREIYTKVVAEFRDLAAGG, from the coding sequence ATGCCGCGTGCCATGAAGATCGACCCTGAGACCCTTCCCTACCGGCCCTGCGTCGGTGTCATGCTGCTGAACCGGGAGGGCCAGGTCTTCGTCGGCCGGCGGCTGGACACCCGCGACGCCTGGCAGATGCCCCAGGGCGGCATCGACCCCGGCGAGACCCCGCGCGAGGCGGCGCTGCGCGAGCTGGGGGAGGAGATCGGCACGGCCAAGGCCGAGTTCCTGGCGGAAAGCCGCGACTGGTACCGCTACGACCTGCCCCCGCATCTCCAGGGCAAGGTCTGGGGCGGCCGCTTCCGCGGGCAGGAACAGAAATGGGTGCTGTACCGCTTCACCGGCACCGATGCGGAGATCGACCTTGCCACCGCGCACCCGGAATTCGACGCCTGGCGCTGGGTGCCCATGGACGACCTGATCCGCCTGATCGTGCCTTTCAAGCGGGAGATCTACACCAAGGTGGTGGCAGAGTTCCGCGATCTGGCGGCCGGCGGCTGA
- a CDS encoding membrane protein: MTGTSIALSPLVPWAVLLILAVPALAGLGLGLIRRARGTLLRALALAVLFVALLNPALVQEEREPIKDVAVIVVDQSPSQNVGERRARAERALEDLQRRLARYDDLEVRVVRTADAAGAEGAGIEQTRLLEAMNRAVADVPRRRLAGAVLLTDGQVHDVAEALPTLEGFGPVHALLTGERDEGDRRLAVVQAPSFGIVDRPVTVTVRVDDLPGGTGGMATLVVTQDGGTGRPYRVPVGQEIPLTFTLTHGGQNVVELEVDRGPEELTLANNRAAIVVNGVRDRLRVLLVSGEPHAGERTWRNLLKADPSVDLVHFTILRPPEKNDGTPIRELSLIAFPIRELFEMKLDEFDLIIFDRYRRRGVLPNMYLANIADYVEKGGAFLEASGPTFATPLSLFRTPLGTVLPAEPTGEVLEQPFTPTVTEVGRRHPVTAGLAGPDGRGDWGRWFRQIATTPSRGTVVMDGLDGRPLLILDRVGQGRVAQLTSDQIWLWSRGFEGGGPQAELLRRLAHWLMKEPALEENDLRARVEGNRITVERRALEPDPRAVQITSPSDAVQELSLEEQADGLETATLLATEPGIWRVSDGERTALAVVGAVNPPELADMRTSADPLEPVMRRTGGGAFWLAEAAPDTRRVRPGRDAAGRGWLGLRANGDHVVTGVDQAPLLPWIAVLALALGLLLAAWRREGR, encoded by the coding sequence ATGACCGGCACCTCGATCGCCCTTTCGCCCCTGGTGCCCTGGGCGGTGCTGCTGATCCTGGCGGTGCCGGCCCTGGCGGGCCTGGGGCTCGGCCTGATCCGCCGGGCGCGCGGCACGCTGCTGCGCGCCCTGGCCCTGGCCGTGCTGTTCGTGGCCCTGCTGAACCCCGCCCTGGTGCAGGAGGAGCGCGAGCCGATCAAGGACGTGGCCGTCATCGTCGTGGACCAGTCGCCCAGCCAGAACGTGGGCGAGCGCCGGGCGCGGGCGGAACGGGCCCTGGAGGACCTGCAGCGCAGGCTGGCCCGCTACGACGATCTGGAGGTGCGCGTCGTGCGCACCGCCGACGCCGCCGGGGCCGAGGGGGCGGGCATCGAGCAGACCCGGCTGCTGGAGGCGATGAACCGCGCCGTCGCGGACGTGCCGCGCCGCCGCCTCGCCGGGGCCGTGCTGCTGACCGACGGGCAGGTCCATGACGTGGCAGAGGCACTGCCGACGCTGGAGGGCTTCGGCCCCGTCCACGCCCTGCTGACCGGCGAGCGCGACGAGGGCGACCGCCGGCTGGCGGTGGTGCAGGCGCCGTCCTTCGGCATCGTGGACCGGCCGGTGACGGTGACCGTGCGGGTGGACGATCTGCCCGGCGGCACGGGCGGCATGGCGACCCTGGTGGTGACGCAGGACGGCGGGACCGGCCGGCCCTACCGCGTGCCGGTGGGGCAGGAGATCCCCCTCACCTTCACCCTGACGCACGGCGGCCAGAACGTCGTCGAGCTGGAGGTGGACCGCGGGCCGGAGGAACTGACGCTGGCCAACAACCGCGCCGCCATCGTCGTCAACGGCGTGCGCGACCGGCTGCGGGTGCTGCTGGTGTCGGGCGAGCCGCACGCCGGCGAGCGGACCTGGCGCAACCTGCTGAAGGCGGACCCGTCCGTCGATCTGGTCCACTTCACCATCCTGCGCCCGCCGGAGAAGAACGACGGCACGCCGATCCGCGAGCTGTCGCTGATCGCGTTCCCGATCCGCGAGCTGTTCGAGATGAAGCTCGACGAGTTCGACCTCATCATCTTCGACCGCTACCGCCGCCGCGGCGTGCTGCCGAACATGTATCTGGCGAACATCGCAGACTATGTGGAGAAGGGCGGCGCCTTCCTGGAGGCCAGCGGCCCGACCTTCGCCACGCCGCTGTCGCTGTTCCGCACGCCGCTGGGCACCGTGCTGCCGGCGGAGCCGACCGGGGAGGTGCTGGAACAGCCCTTCACGCCGACGGTGACGGAAGTCGGCCGCCGCCATCCGGTGACCGCCGGGCTGGCGGGACCGGACGGCCGCGGCGACTGGGGCCGCTGGTTCCGCCAGATCGCCACCACGCCCAGCCGGGGCACCGTGGTGATGGACGGGCTGGACGGGCGGCCGCTCCTGATCCTGGACCGGGTCGGCCAGGGCCGGGTGGCGCAGCTCACCTCGGACCAGATCTGGCTGTGGAGCCGCGGCTTCGAGGGCGGCGGGCCGCAGGCGGAACTGCTGCGCCGGCTGGCGCACTGGCTGATGAAGGAACCGGCGCTGGAGGAGAACGACCTGCGCGCCCGGGTGGAGGGCAACCGCATCACCGTGGAGCGCCGCGCGCTGGAGCCGGACCCGCGGGCGGTCCAGATCACCTCCCCCTCCGATGCGGTGCAGGAGCTGAGCCTGGAGGAACAGGCCGACGGGCTGGAGACGGCGACGCTGCTGGCGACCGAGCCGGGCATCTGGCGCGTCAGCGACGGCGAGCGGACGGCGCTGGCCGTGGTCGGCGCCGTGAACCCGCCGGAACTGGCGGACATGCGCACCTCCGCGGACCCGCTGGAGCCGGTGATGCGGCGGACGGGCGGCGGCGCCTTCTGGCTGGCCGAGGCCGCCCCGGACACCCGCCGCGTGCGCCCCGGACGCGACGCCGCCGGGCGCGGCTGGCTGGGCCTGCGCGCCAACGGCGACCATGTCGTCACGGGCGTGGACCAGGCGCCGCTGCTGCCCTGGATCGCCGTGCTGGCCCTGGCGCTGGGGCTGCTGCTGGCGGCATGGCGGCGGGAGGGCCGCTGA
- a CDS encoding DUF4159 domain-containing protein, with translation MRRGTITDLLQRDLAVLVLADVGSLSVPEAERLAEWVQGGGMLVRFAGPRLAQNADTLVPVRLRAGDRALGGALSWSVPARLAPFAADGPFGGLPVPADVTVARQVLAEPSVDLGERTWARLEDGTPLVTAERRGSGHVVLVHTTASPEWSNLSLSGLFVQMLQRLVALSAGVAGEAEAGGALPPLELLDGLGRLVPPPATAFPLASERLAETPPGDLIGPRHPPGFYGTSEARRALNLSAAVAELRPLEGLPPNVARGLYGSRGELDLKPALLTAALALAVLDLFIGLALRGLLPLPRLRFRRGGMAAGLVLLLAAGLAAGLRADGARAQPVTGGPDARAVQASTQNWLAYVETGDRSVDATSRAGLQGLAEQLNRRTAVEAAGAMAVDLETDELAFFPLIYWPVTETQPAISDAARQRLNEYLRHGGLILIDTRDRGFSMGGGSRLEELLRGLDIPPLAPVPPDHVLTKAFYLLQDFPGRYVGGAVWVEAEEGRANDGVSGVVVGGNDWAGAWAVDAQGRALNAVVPGAERQREMAYRFGVNLVMYALTGNYKADQVHVPAILERLGQ, from the coding sequence GTGCGGCGCGGCACCATCACCGACCTGCTGCAACGTGACCTCGCCGTGCTGGTGCTGGCGGATGTCGGCTCGCTCTCCGTCCCGGAGGCGGAGCGGCTGGCGGAGTGGGTCCAGGGCGGCGGCATGCTGGTGCGCTTCGCCGGGCCGCGGCTGGCGCAGAACGCCGACACGCTGGTGCCGGTGCGGCTGCGGGCCGGCGACCGCGCCCTGGGCGGGGCGCTGTCCTGGTCGGTGCCGGCGCGGCTGGCCCCCTTTGCCGCCGACGGACCGTTCGGCGGTCTTCCGGTGCCGGCCGACGTGACCGTGGCCCGGCAGGTGCTGGCCGAACCCTCCGTGGACCTGGGGGAGCGGACCTGGGCGCGGCTGGAGGACGGCACGCCCCTGGTGACCGCGGAGCGGCGCGGCAGCGGCCATGTCGTGCTGGTCCACACCACCGCCAGCCCGGAATGGTCGAACCTGTCGCTCTCGGGGCTGTTCGTGCAGATGCTGCAACGGCTGGTGGCGCTGTCCGCCGGCGTCGCCGGGGAGGCGGAGGCGGGCGGTGCCCTGCCGCCGCTGGAACTGCTCGACGGTCTGGGCCGGCTGGTGCCCCCGCCGGCGACCGCCTTCCCGCTGGCCTCCGAACGGCTGGCGGAGACGCCGCCCGGCGACCTGATCGGGCCGCGGCACCCGCCCGGCTTCTACGGCACCAGCGAGGCGCGGCGGGCCCTGAACCTGTCCGCCGCCGTGGCGGAGCTGCGCCCGCTGGAAGGGCTGCCGCCCAACGTGGCGCGCGGGCTCTACGGCAGCCGCGGCGAGCTGGACCTGAAGCCGGCCCTGCTGACCGCGGCGCTGGCCCTGGCGGTGCTGGACCTGTTCATCGGGCTGGCCCTGCGCGGCCTGCTGCCGCTGCCCCGCCTGCGGTTCCGGCGCGGCGGCATGGCGGCCGGGCTGGTGCTGCTGCTGGCGGCCGGCCTTGCCGCCGGGCTCCGGGCGGACGGGGCGCGGGCGCAGCCGGTGACCGGCGGCCCCGATGCCCGCGCCGTGCAGGCCAGCACGCAGAACTGGCTGGCCTATGTCGAGACCGGCGACCGCAGCGTGGACGCGACCAGCCGCGCCGGCCTGCAAGGACTGGCGGAGCAGCTCAACCGCCGCACGGCGGTGGAGGCGGCGGGGGCCATGGCGGTGGACCTGGAGACGGACGAACTGGCCTTCTTCCCGCTGATCTACTGGCCGGTGACGGAGACGCAGCCCGCCATCTCGGACGCGGCCCGGCAGCGCTTGAACGAGTATCTGCGCCATGGCGGGCTGATCCTGATCGACACCCGCGACCGCGGCTTCTCCATGGGCGGCGGCTCCCGCCTGGAGGAGCTGCTGCGCGGGCTGGACATCCCGCCGCTGGCGCCCGTGCCCCCCGACCATGTGCTGACCAAGGCCTTCTATCTGTTGCAGGACTTCCCCGGCCGCTATGTCGGCGGGGCGGTCTGGGTGGAGGCGGAGGAAGGCCGCGCCAATGACGGCGTCTCCGGCGTGGTCGTCGGCGGCAACGACTGGGCCGGCGCCTGGGCCGTGGACGCGCAGGGCCGCGCCCTGAACGCCGTCGTGCCCGGGGCCGAGCGCCAGCGCGAGATGGCCTACCGCTTCGGCGTGAACCTCGTGATGTACGCCCTGACCGGCAACTACAAGGCCGACCAGGTGCATGTCCCCGCCATCCTGGAGCGGCTCGGCCAATGA
- a CDS encoding BatA domain-containing protein: MLSLGPLAFAAPWALLALAVLPALWWLLRVTPPAPRTVAFPAIRLLRDLVSREETPQRTPPWLLLLRILLAGLVILALARPLLNPDAALPGSGPLLLVVDNGWAAGRDWPARQEMLGRLIDQADRTGREVAILPTAPAAATGVPRLIGPMVAADARREAQALQPQPWPGDRRAALAALDDLRPRGSMHAIWLSDGLGADGPGAGGDADLAARLVRLGGVEVVEDGPDRPALLLRPPVADGLSLLVPVERARSGLPQPVAVRASGADGRLLAAGSGAFAADARRTEVRLDLPTELRNEVTEVRLDGQSTAGATILLDERWRRRPVGLVSGPAGRRGAAAAVRPLLSGARPLPLRGGAARHHHRPAAT, from the coding sequence ATGCTGAGCCTGGGTCCGCTTGCCTTCGCCGCCCCCTGGGCGCTGCTCGCCCTGGCCGTGCTGCCGGCGCTCTGGTGGCTGCTGCGGGTGACGCCGCCCGCCCCCCGCACCGTCGCCTTCCCCGCCATCCGCCTGCTGCGCGATCTGGTCAGCCGGGAGGAGACGCCGCAGCGCACGCCGCCCTGGCTGCTGCTGCTGCGCATCCTGCTGGCCGGACTGGTGATCCTGGCGCTGGCACGGCCGCTGCTGAACCCCGACGCCGCCCTGCCGGGCAGCGGTCCGCTGCTGCTGGTGGTGGACAACGGCTGGGCCGCCGGCCGCGACTGGCCGGCGCGGCAGGAGATGCTGGGGCGGCTGATCGACCAGGCCGACCGGACCGGGCGCGAGGTGGCGATCCTGCCCACCGCCCCGGCCGCCGCGACCGGAGTGCCGCGCCTGATCGGACCGATGGTCGCCGCCGACGCCCGGCGGGAGGCGCAGGCCCTGCAACCGCAGCCCTGGCCCGGCGACCGGCGGGCGGCACTGGCGGCCCTGGACGACCTGCGCCCGCGCGGCAGCATGCACGCCATCTGGCTGTCAGACGGGCTGGGAGCCGATGGACCGGGAGCCGGCGGCGATGCGGATCTGGCCGCGCGGCTGGTGCGGCTGGGCGGGGTGGAGGTGGTGGAGGACGGCCCCGACCGGCCGGCCCTCCTGCTGCGTCCGCCGGTGGCGGACGGGTTGTCGCTGCTGGTGCCGGTGGAGCGCGCCCGGAGCGGACTGCCGCAGCCGGTGGCGGTGCGCGCCAGCGGCGCCGACGGCCGGCTGCTGGCTGCGGGCAGCGGTGCCTTCGCCGCCGACGCGCGGCGGACGGAGGTGCGGCTGGACCTGCCGACGGAACTGCGCAACGAGGTGACGGAGGTCCGGCTGGACGGACAGTCCACCGCCGGCGCCACCATCCTGCTGGACGAACGCTGGCGCCGCCGCCCGGTGGGGCTGGTCTCCGGGCCGGCCGGACGCCGAGGCGCAGCCGCTGCTGTCCGACCTCTATTATCTGGAGCGCGCCCTCTCCCCCTTCGCGGAGGTGCGGCGCGGCACCATCACCGACCTGCTGCAACGTGA
- a CDS encoding DUF58 domain-containing protein, with the protein MSRPPATATALRAQHRAETLALRLPPLLVAAERVAATVAQGVHGRRRVGTGESFWQFRRYQPGDSAQMIDWRQSAKNRHVFVRENEWEAAQSVWIWRDDSASMDWRSDRDLPTKRERADLLALALAVLLVRGGERVALLGSGVAPSAARSILPRLALHLTGPAAAAGGRDTGSDAGRDGDGVPPVEALPRHARIVLVGDLLGPLERVQATVAAYANRGLRGHLVQVLDPAEETLPFGGRVEFTGLEGEAELLVPRVEGIRDAYLERLAAQKTGLSDLARAAGWSYSVHCTDRPAQVPLLSLWGALAQEAV; encoded by the coding sequence ATGAGCCGCCCCCCCGCCACCGCCACCGCCCTGCGCGCCCAGCACCGGGCCGAGACCCTGGCCCTGCGCCTGCCCCCGCTGCTGGTCGCGGCCGAGCGGGTCGCGGCCACGGTGGCGCAGGGTGTCCACGGCCGCCGCCGCGTCGGCACCGGCGAGAGCTTCTGGCAGTTCCGCCGCTACCAGCCCGGCGACAGCGCCCAGATGATCGACTGGCGCCAGTCGGCGAAGAACCGCCATGTCTTCGTGCGCGAGAACGAGTGGGAAGCGGCGCAGAGCGTCTGGATCTGGCGCGACGACTCCGCCTCCATGGACTGGCGCTCCGACCGCGACCTGCCGACCAAGCGGGAGCGGGCCGACCTGCTGGCCCTGGCGCTGGCCGTGCTGCTCGTGCGCGGCGGCGAGCGGGTGGCGCTGCTGGGCAGCGGCGTCGCCCCGTCGGCCGCGCGCAGCATCCTGCCGCGGCTGGCGCTGCACCTGACCGGCCCCGCCGCGGCGGCCGGCGGCAGGGACACGGGCAGTGACGCGGGCCGGGACGGCGACGGCGTGCCGCCGGTGGAGGCGCTGCCGCGGCACGCCCGGATCGTGCTGGTGGGCGACCTGCTGGGACCGCTGGAGCGGGTGCAGGCCACCGTCGCCGCCTACGCCAACCGCGGCCTGCGCGGCCATCTGGTGCAGGTCCTGGACCCGGCGGAGGAGACCCTGCCCTTCGGCGGCCGGGTCGAGTTCACCGGGCTGGAAGGCGAGGCGGAACTGCTGGTGCCGCGCGTCGAAGGCATCCGGGACGCCTATCTGGAGCGGCTGGCGGCACAGAAGACGGGCCTGTCCGATCTGGCCCGCGCGGCCGGCTGGAGCTACAGCGTCCACTGCACCGACCGACCGGCGCAGGTGCCGCTGCTGTCCCTCTGGGGGGCGCTGGCCCAGGAGGCCGTGTGA
- a CDS encoding AAA family ATPase, which yields MSALDLSRPTADAQALVREVDALGQRLATVREMIGRVIYGQQTVVDLSLVTLLAGGHLLLIGVPGLAKTRLVETLGTVLGLDERRIQCTPDLMPADILGSEVLEEDEGGRRGFRFIPGPVFSQLLMADEINRASPRTQSALLQAMQEGRVSVAGHYHPLPRPFHVLATQNPLEQEGTYPLPEAQLDRFLMQVDVAYPDRDAERRMMIATTGAEAAAPSAVLGPEDLMAAQRLVRRVPVGDSVVDGILDLVRSARPEESDLPEVRRNVAWGPGPRASQSLMLAARARALLDGRLAPSLDDVLALAKPVLKHRMALNFAARADGVTLDDVIDRLCAPLA from the coding sequence GTGAGTGCCCTCGACCTGTCCCGCCCCACCGCCGACGCCCAGGCCCTCGTGCGCGAGGTGGACGCGCTGGGCCAGCGCCTCGCCACCGTGCGGGAGATGATCGGCCGGGTCATCTACGGCCAGCAGACGGTCGTCGATCTGTCGCTGGTGACGCTGCTGGCCGGCGGGCACCTGCTGCTGATCGGCGTGCCGGGGCTGGCGAAGACGCGGCTGGTGGAGACGCTGGGCACCGTGCTGGGCCTGGACGAGCGCCGCATCCAGTGTACCCCCGACCTGATGCCGGCGGACATCCTGGGGTCCGAGGTGCTGGAGGAGGACGAGGGCGGTCGCCGCGGCTTCCGCTTCATCCCCGGCCCGGTGTTCAGCCAGCTCCTGATGGCGGACGAGATCAACCGTGCCTCCCCGCGCACCCAGTCGGCGCTGCTGCAGGCGATGCAGGAGGGGCGGGTCTCCGTCGCCGGGCACTACCACCCGCTGCCGCGGCCCTTCCATGTGCTGGCGACGCAGAACCCGCTGGAGCAGGAGGGGACGTATCCCCTGCCGGAGGCGCAGCTCGACCGTTTCCTGATGCAGGTGGACGTGGCCTATCCCGACCGCGACGCCGAACGGCGCATGATGATCGCCACCACCGGGGCGGAGGCCGCCGCGCCCAGCGCCGTGCTGGGGCCGGAGGACCTGATGGCGGCGCAGCGGCTGGTCCGCCGCGTGCCGGTGGGCGACAGCGTGGTGGACGGCATCCTGGATCTGGTGCGGAGCGCGCGGCCGGAGGAGAGCGACCTGCCGGAGGTGCGCCGCAACGTCGCCTGGGGTCCCGGCCCGCGCGCCAGCCAGTCGCTGATGCTGGCGGCGCGCGCCCGCGCCCTGCTGGACGGGCGGCTGGCCCCGTCGCTGGACGACGTTCTGGCCCTGGCGAAGCCGGTGCTGAAGCATAGGATGGCGCTGAACTTCGCCGCCCGTGCCGACGGCGTCACCCTGGACGACGTGATCGACCGGCTGTGCGCGCCCCTGGCCTGA
- a CDS encoding DUF1285 domain-containing protein: MAEDEAYDIRIGIDGTWYYHDSPIGRLPLVKLFASVLRRDEAGDYWLVTPAERGRIRVDDVPFMVVEAAFEGTGADQTVRFRTSLDEWVTAGPGHPIHVRTDARTGEPRPYILVRNNLEARINRPVFYELVERGESRRRPGGPGSGGTEFGLWSDGTFFPLGNLTD, encoded by the coding sequence ATGGCGGAGGACGAGGCCTACGACATCCGCATCGGCATCGACGGGACCTGGTACTACCATGACAGCCCGATCGGCCGGCTGCCGCTGGTCAAGCTGTTTGCCAGCGTGCTGCGGCGGGACGAGGCCGGCGACTACTGGCTGGTGACCCCGGCCGAGCGGGGCCGCATCCGCGTGGACGACGTACCCTTCATGGTCGTCGAGGCGGCGTTCGAGGGGACCGGCGCGGACCAGACCGTGCGCTTCCGCACCAGCCTGGACGAGTGGGTGACCGCCGGCCCCGGACATCCCATCCATGTCCGAACGGACGCTAGGACGGGGGAGCCCCGCCCCTATATCCTGGTCCGGAACAATCTGGAGGCCCGCATCAACCGGCCCGTCTTCTACGAGCTGGTGGAGCGCGGCGAAAGCAGGCGGAGGCCCGGCGGACCCGGGTCCGGCGGGACAGAATTCGGACTATGGAGCGACGGGACCTTCTTTCCCCTGGGCAACCTGACGGACTGA
- a CDS encoding CoA pyrophosphatase yields the protein MERRDLLSPGQPDGLITEADIRARFLRRPGQPGRIIGVRGDHEGNPGMGTPAALREAAVLVPLIDRDAGVTVLLTQRTAHLAAHAGQISFPGGGVEPADTGPEDTALRETEEEVGLPRTKVDLIGRLDTYVTRTGFRVTPVVGIIRPPFTLNAQPDEVADVFEVPLAFILGPGGRERRSAELRGTLRHFWVVPYQDRFIWGATAGMLVNLCEVLTGEGADPAPQPA from the coding sequence ATGGAGCGACGGGACCTTCTTTCCCCTGGGCAACCTGACGGACTGATCACCGAGGCGGACATCCGCGCGCGCTTCCTGCGCCGCCCCGGCCAGCCCGGCCGGATCATCGGCGTGCGCGGCGACCATGAGGGCAATCCCGGCATGGGGACGCCGGCGGCGCTGCGCGAGGCGGCCGTGCTGGTGCCGCTGATCGACCGCGACGCCGGGGTGACCGTGCTGCTGACCCAGCGCACGGCCCATCTGGCGGCCCATGCCGGCCAGATCTCCTTTCCCGGCGGCGGGGTCGAACCGGCCGATACCGGGCCGGAGGACACGGCCCTGCGCGAGACGGAGGAGGAGGTCGGGCTGCCGCGCACCAAGGTGGACCTGATCGGCCGGCTGGACACCTACGTGACCCGCACCGGCTTCCGCGTCACCCCCGTCGTCGGCATCATCCGCCCGCCCTTCACGCTGAACGCCCAGCCCGACGAGGTGGCGGACGTGTTCGAGGTGCCGCTGGCCTTCATCCTGGGACCCGGCGGGCGGGAGCGGCGCAGCGCCGAACTCCGCGGCACCCTGCGCCATTTCTGGGTGGTGCCCTACCAGGACCGCTTCATCTGGGGCGCCACCGCCGGCATGCTGGTCAATCTCTGCGAGGTGCTGACCGGCGAGGGCGCCGATCCGGCACCGCAGCCGGCCTGA
- a CDS encoding DUF6111 family protein translates to MLRPVLTVLLPLLLPTLVFVAYSLWEARRLRAAGHAPDPWHARAPWPWLLAGGLLLALAALGTLATRGAGVPHGVYVPAHVGPDGRTVPARTYAPGAVPPDGAVPPDASGR, encoded by the coding sequence ATGCTGAGGCCGGTGCTCACCGTTCTGCTGCCGCTGCTGCTGCCGACGCTGGTCTTCGTCGCCTACAGCCTGTGGGAGGCGCGGCGGCTGCGGGCCGCGGGCCACGCCCCGGATCCCTGGCACGCCCGCGCCCCCTGGCCCTGGTTGCTGGCCGGCGGTCTGCTTCTTGCTCTCGCGGCGCTCGGCACGCTGGCGACCCGCGGTGCCGGGGTGCCGCACGGCGTCTATGTGCCGGCGCATGTCGGGCCGGACGGGCGCACCGTTCCCGCCCGCACCTATGCCCCCGGCGCGGTCCCGCCGGACGGGGCGGTTCCTCCCGACGCATCGGGTCGCTGA
- a CDS encoding CCA tRNA nucleotidyltransferase has product MATVQARLVLQALMRTGQEARFVGGCVRDAVLGQEADDVDIATPLPPDEVMRRLKQDGIRVVPTGIRHGTVTAIRDGHAFEITTLRRDVETYGRHARVEFTDDWLEDARRRDFTFNALSLSSEGDLYDPFGGLADLSAGRVRFVGDAEARIREDVLRILRYFRFHARFGKGGLDDDAIAACAAQAPLLPTLSGERVREELLRLFATDRAVETWRLMLERGIIQHLLPQATRIDTLAALDRLEWMVGEAGPLTQLAALLPRGGEEGRAAALAVADRMRLSNAQRDRLLVLCAPPLAVDAGLDVRGRRRALQTVGPELFRDLLLLDTATRGIPAFEILESLAEAAAWRVIPFPLKGQDAVDRGVPQGPAVGRLLEAVEGWWAGRDYRPGREDCLAELERRLAAPPDPSSPDASP; this is encoded by the coding sequence ATGGCCACCGTCCAGGCCCGTCTCGTCCTCCAGGCGCTGATGCGTACGGGGCAGGAGGCGCGCTTCGTCGGCGGCTGCGTGCGCGACGCCGTGCTGGGTCAGGAGGCGGACGACGTGGACATCGCCACGCCGCTGCCGCCGGACGAGGTGATGCGCCGGCTGAAGCAGGACGGCATCCGGGTGGTGCCGACCGGCATCCGGCACGGCACCGTCACCGCCATCCGGGACGGCCACGCCTTCGAGATCACCACGCTGCGCCGCGACGTGGAGACCTATGGCCGCCATGCCCGGGTCGAGTTCACGGACGACTGGCTGGAGGATGCGCGCCGGCGCGACTTCACCTTCAACGCGCTCTCGCTGTCCAGCGAGGGCGATCTCTACGATCCGTTCGGCGGGCTGGCGGACCTGTCCGCCGGCCGTGTCCGCTTCGTCGGCGACGCGGAGGCGCGCATCCGCGAGGACGTGCTGCGCATCCTGCGCTACTTCCGTTTCCATGCCCGCTTCGGCAAGGGCGGGCTGGACGATGACGCCATCGCCGCCTGTGCCGCGCAGGCGCCGCTGCTGCCCACCCTGTCGGGCGAGCGGGTGCGGGAGGAGCTGCTGCGCCTGTTCGCCACCGACCGGGCGGTGGAGACCTGGCGGCTGATGCTGGAGCGCGGGATCATCCAGCACCTGCTGCCCCAGGCCACGCGGATCGACACGCTGGCGGCCCTGGACCGGCTGGAATGGATGGTGGGGGAGGCGGGACCGCTGACCCAGCTCGCCGCCCTGCTGCCCCGCGGCGGGGAGGAGGGGCGGGCCGCCGCCCTGGCCGTGGCCGACCGGATGCGCCTGTCCAACGCCCAGCGCGACCGGCTGCTGGTCCTGTGCGCCCCGCCGCTGGCCGTGGATGCCGGGCTGGACGTGCGCGGCCGGCGCCGCGCCCTGCAGACGGTGGGGCCGGAGCTGTTCCGCGACCTGCTGCTGCTGGACACGGCCACGCGCGGCATCCCCGCCTTCGAGATCCTGGAGTCGCTGGCCGAGGCCGCGGCCTGGCGCGTCATCCCCTTCCCGCTGAAGGGGCAGGACGCGGTGGACCGCGGCGTGCCGCAGGGGCCGGCGGTCGGCCGCCTGCTGGAGGCGGTGGAGGGCTGGTGGGCCGGGCGCGACTACCGGCCGGGGCGGGAGGACTGCCTGGCCGAGCTGGAGCGGCGGCTGGCCGCCCCGCCCGATCCGTCCTCCCCCGACGCGTCCCCCTGA